CAGAGTCCTCAGCATGACCTGTTAGTAACTGAAGATAAGGGTTGCGCTCGTTATGGCACTTAAGCCGACACCTCACGGCACGAGCTGACGACAACCATGCAGCACCTTCACAAATGCCTTGCGGCGTATGGGTTTCCCCATAATTCATTTGCAATTTAAGCCCGGGTAAGGTTCCTCGCGTATCATCGAATTAAACCACATGTTCCTCCGCTTGTGCGGGCCCCCGTCAATTCCTTTGAGTTTCACCGTTGCCGGCGTACTCCCCAGGTGGAATACTTAATGCTTTCGCTTGGCCGCTTACTGTATATCGCAAACAGCGAGTATTCATCGTTTACTGTGTGGACTACCAGGGTATCTAATCCTGTTTGATACCCACACTTTCGAGCATCAGCGTCAGTTACACTCCAGTGAGCTGCCTTCGCAATCGGAGTTCTTCGTGATATCTAAGCATTTCACCGCTACACCACGAATTCCGCCCACCTCTACTGCACTCAAGACTGCCAGTATCAACTGCAATTTTACGGTTGAGCCGCAAACTTTCACAACTGACTTAACAATCCGCCTACGCTCCCTTTAAACCCAATAAATCCGGATAACGCTCGGATCCTCCGTATTACCGCGGCTGCTGGCACGGAGTTAGCCGATCCTTATTCATATGGTACATACAAAAGTCCACACGTGGACCACTTTATTCCCATATAAAAGAAGTTTACAACCCATAGGGCAGTCATCCTTCACGCTACTTGGCTGGTTCAGACTCGCGTCCATTGACCAATATTCCTCACTGCTGCCTCCCGTAGGAGTTTGGACCGTGTCTCAGTTCCAATGTGGGGGACCTTCCTCTCAGAACCCCTATCCATCGTAGTCTTGGTGGGCCGTTACCCCCCCAACAAACTAATGGAACGCATCCCCATCTCATACCGAATTTCTTTAATATAAAACCCATGCGGGAAATATATGCTATCGGATATTAATCTTTCTTTCGAAAGGCTATCCCCGAGTATGAGGTAGGTTGGATACGTGTTACTCACCCGTGCGCCGGTCGCCAGCTTTGGTTTGCAAGCAAACCAAACTGATGCCCCTCGACTTGCATGTGTTAAGCCTGTAGCTAGCGTTCATCCTGAGCCAGGATCAAACTCTTCATTGTAAAAGTATTTTTTAATCGGCATGTGCCGGTTATAGCTCTGTTCAGGATGCCGTACAATTTATTGACTTCATTCTAAATACCTGTATCTATTACATATAGATAAACATAAATAACAGATTGTATTGACGGTTCTATCTTTTCTTGTACTACTTGTATTGTTTATCAATATTTCAAAGAACTAATGTGGCCTTCGCCGCACTGCTTTCTTTACGAAAGCGGATGCAAAGATAAGGACTTTTTCAGATAACATCCAAACTTTTTTCGAAGTTTTTTGTTTTTATTTTCCGAACCCTTTATCATTAGCAGAATGTCAATCATTAGGCTCTGTCTCTCTAGCAAAGCGGGTGCAAAAGTAGACAACTTATCCATAACATCCAAATATATATGACTATTTTTCTAATCTTTTTTGAAACTTTTTTGTAACACGCTGATTGACAAGGATGTTGTAGAACATAAATTTTACTGCAGGGAGAACCCATGTAGAATGACTACACATTATTATATAATACAACCTATACAAAAGCTGTTTTATTGTTCAGATCTCCTTTGGTAGAAATCCTTTTCCCGCGAAACACAGCCATAAACAAGATACCTACAATAGAATTGAAAAACAAGAATGTATCTGCCACCTGCAACAAAACACGAATAACATCTGATAAAAGCTATGAGTTCCTTGGCATTTCCACAGTTATAAACTTCCGTTTCCACGCTTAGAAACTCTAATTTCCATACGGAGAAACTAGAATTTCCAGCCTCGGAACTGGAGTTTCTAAACGTAGAAACACTTTCCCTGTCCATAGAGAGAAAACAATCATATCCTGTATGAATAGATTTTATTGCATACACTGTGTTGCAGATATCTTTATCTACAAGCTATCTGCAACAGGTATCTGCAACACTATAATTATTTATTTATCAGGCTATTACTCATATTTTATTGCAGGTGGCAGATCGATGTTATACTTTTCAACTTTTATAGAGGTTTACTTAAAACGCACAGAAGCCATAAGATCATTTACCAAATTTTCAATTTTCTCAGTTGTAGAATACAAGGAAACAATACATGCCTTACCTGTTTCCGGGCTGAGCAACATAGAGAACTGCCAAATCAATACTGGACGAGTTTCATACTTTACAGATTGCATACGCATTATATTACTCTGATTAATCACTTCCTGATGAGTATTGAGGATAGAAAAATCATATCCATCCAGTTCTGTATTACGCCATGAATCAATACATTCCTTGAAATATTCTTCACTAGCGTTGGTATCATAAAATCCAATGACAACACCCCAAATACTGTCACCAACAGCAAAAGTATGACATACATTATCAACTGTATCCTTCTCGCAAATAGCACCTTCAGGTGCATGAAAAGCAATAATACCATCACTGTAATCACCATGTCCTAAAGTAATATTCATAGGAGTTGGAACACTTCCCCAATAAACCAACATTGAAATGCCTAACAAAAGTACCGGAGTAAATATCAAAGAACCAACTATATATTTATCTCTACTCAAAATTTTCCGTTCTTCCTTCGGAAATAAATCGGAAACTTGCTCAGACAAGCAAAGATAAACAAACCAAACAATCCCAAAAATCAAAGCCTTTAGAATTTGCGGCAGACTGCCCCAACCATAATCACCGTAATCTCCACCTAATAATAGTAATAGATTAGAGAGAAAAATAATAATGAGATAACTTTTACCCAAAAAGACCGCATTCGACCGCTTATTCAAAAAAGCCAATATCGTATAAAGAGCCAATCCTCCAATCCCCAAAACATAAACAATATCAATTAATGCCACAAGATAGATAAAAAAGTCTCCCACTCCTATGTCATAAGCATCTAAAGAAAAATCTGCAATTGAAGTAACAACTGTTATTGCCGCACCAAGACCTACAACAAAAAGAAAAAATGAGAGCCAGCCACTAACCTGTCTGTCTTTTTGTGGTGTTAAAGGAGTAATATTTTGTGTATCCATAGTAAAATACGCTGCCAATTTAATTACCAATATACATCAGCCCAACCGGCAGCGGAATACCATTCTACCGACTGACGATAATATGCATCTTGCTTTACATCATTCCCCCGTAATATATAAGTAGAAAGTCCTTCAAAACCGTTCATTGAAACCATTTCCCCATACCCCGAAGGATAGGTACAATAATTATTATCCGTAGTATTCTTCCAAACAACAGCGTTTTGGTATGCATGGGCATAGTTATCAAATGCTTGTTGGTTTTTTTGGATTTTTTTCATCAATCCCATTAAATCATGATAGTTCTTACTGCGCAAAGGATCATAGCACAAAATCCCCGTAATATCTATATTAGCTCTTTGCTGCATTGAAGCAGCTGTCTGCAAAACCCCTTTAGTGGCAGTAGCCAATGCCGGAAGCTCACTACTCTTAACAACCGAAACAGAGACTCCACCCGTCCAGTTTTCGTTAGAAATCCCTATGCCATTATTATATTTTTCAGCATAAACTGTATAATAGCTCTCTGCAATATTAATTTCCGGTTTATCTTGTGAGAATAATGCGGGAACCACTGCTTCATACGGAGCACCCGGTCCCGGTATTTCCGTAGGAGAACCTATAAAATAATCAGTACGGTCACGTAATTGATAAATCACTTCAACAGACTGCATATAACAAGCATCAAACAGCATAAAATCAAAATGAGGAGCAACAGACAATGCCTCGTGCAAATCCGAAATATTCATTCGATAATCTCCATCGCTTGTATCCTGTCCCCACCAACGAGTTGAGGGGTTCTGATAATGCAGCCACCCATCGCCATGAGACCAAAAAACAATTCCATAACTCTTAGCCGGATAATTAGAGAAGGCCGTTCTAAAAACATCCTTCATCACGTCAAGACTAACCGAATTGTGTTTATCATAACTCATTACAGTTTCCTGTTTCACCTCGCCTTTTCCATTTTTTATCAGACGAATCAGCTTGGCAGTCTTCTTATAACCAGCAAAATAAACCAACAGGTTGTTTGTTGTCCCCTCCGTGCCTTTCATTCCTTCTATCATTTCCGACACATCCTTTGAATCAAAGTCAGACTGACCGAGGCTATTATTACCTGCAATATAAACCAATACTGTACGTGCACCATAAGAGGGTGTTATATCTTCATCTTCACAGGCTGCCAATAATGCTATCAAGCATACAAAAAGGGAAAGTATTTTAATCTTTTTCATTAGTTTTAAGTTTATTACAAAGGACAAATATAAAAAAATAAGAGATGCAAACCACATCTCTTATCCATATTAACAATTCAATTATTATTCTTCCGGTTTCGTAAAACGGAACTTATCAGCTTCAATCCGCGTTACTGTCATATTCCTACTCTTTTTATATTTATTGAGGATTTTCGTTGCTTCCTTCTCTAATTTACTTTTGTTCTCCGAGAAGTAAATCATACATGTACTATTTTGCTGTAACAGATTGTCCTCCAGATAATTTTTCAACTGATAGCTATACAATTCACGATGAGCCAGAAAACCTTCCTTACTGAGACTCACACTATCCAAGATCTGAATTTCTGTGAAATATACAACAGTATCTGTAAACGAAGCAGAAATCCCAAAAGCATAAACAGGTTTAGAGTGATCTTTTTTCAAAGAAAAAGCCGAGCACATGGTAAACACAAGTGCAATTGCAAATAGTATTTTTACGTATTTCATATCATATAAATTTTATTGTGGCAAAGGTAAGAAAAAAGAGGAAATTACCTCCATTTATCTCAAATAAATAGCATTTCTTAGTCATAGAAATAACGGACGGGAAACTAAATAAAAAGTCGCATAAGTACATTCTTCTATATGAAAAGTGCGACTTATGCGACTCAAATTCTTTTTTCTTTCAGAAACTGATATTCCTTACTTATCCCAAGTAAGATTTGAGCAATTTACTACGATTACTTTGTCTAAGTCTTCTAATTGCTTTTTCTTTAATCTGACGAACGCGCTCACGTGTGAGGCCAAACTTATCGCCGATTTCTTCTAATGTCATTTCCTGTTGTCCGATACCAAAAAACATCTGAATGATTTCTTTTTCTCTATCGGTTAACGTAGAAAGAGCTCTATCAATTTCCCTCGCAAGAGACTCATTAACCAGAGAGCGGTCCGCCATTGGCGAATCATCGTTCACCAACACATCCAACAGGCTGTTATCCTCTCCTTCCACAAAAGGCGCATCCACCGAAATATGACGGCCGGACACCTTCAGCGTATCAGAGATTTTATCAACCGGAATTTCCAGTTCATCTGCCAACTCCTCAGGAGACGGACGCCGCTCGTTTTCCTGTTCGAACTTGGAGAAGGCTTTACTGATTTTATTCAGCGAACCGACCTGGTTCAACGGGAGACGAACAATACGCGACTGCTCTGCCAATGCTTGCAGAATAGACTGGCGAATCCACCATACAGCGTAGCTGATAAACTTGAACCCACGTGTTTCATCAAACTTTTCGGCAGCCTTAATCAGTCCTAAATTGCCTTCATTAATCAAGTCAGGCAAACTCAAACCCTGGTTCTGGTACTGTTTGGCCACAGATACGACGAAACGAAGATTGGCACGTGTCAATTTTTCCAATGCTACACGGTCACCCTTACGAATGCGTTGAGCGAGTTCCACTTCTTCCTCAACAGTAATCAGGTCTTCACGGCCGATTTCCTGCAAATACTTATCAAGAGAAGCGCTCTCTCTGTTAGTGATACTTTTGGTAATCTTTAGTTGTCTCATTCTTTAAAAACAGATTTGGAGTGCAAAGTTACGACAAATAATTTGTTAACATACAAAATTAAGTAACTTTTACACTATATTTTTCTACTAATAAAACAAAAAGAGATGCCGGCAAGTTGATTGACGGCATCCTTTTTCTATTTCATTAGCTTATCCTGTAATCTTATTACCTTATTTTACACCTTATTCCTGAGTCAAATCGACGGCGAAGTATCCACGTTTGCCTGACGGGAAGACACCGGTCAAGAACAATACCTGGTTCGGAGACTTAACTGCAGCCTTCATTACTTCTTCCAGATCGCTGACTTTACGCATCGGCTGGTCGTTAGCTTTCAGAATGATAAATCCTTTGCGAACTCCTGCATCCGACATCTTACCGGAGGAAACTCCCGTTACTTGCAACCCATAGCCCAGATTCAATTGTTTTTTCAAATCATCCGGCAATTCTTTGAAAGCAGCTCCCAGGATTTCCATACCTGCATCCTTCACAATCTTGGTAGTACCCTGTTCGTTCTTCAACGTTACTTCAACGGTCTTTTCTTTCTTGTCACGGATCAGTTTCACTTTCACTTTGTCACCCGGACGATGTTTAGCGATAGCTTCCTGCAAGTCAGCCATGTTGGACACCTTCTTATTATCCAAACCGATGATTACGTCGTCTACCTTGATGTCAGCTCCTGACGCAGAACCGTTTTCTACGATTTCGGAAACCCATACACCTTCTACTACACCCAGTTCCTTCGCTTTATCTGCCAATGTCTTACCGGAGTTGTCAATCGGCTGACGGTCGTCCATTAGACTACTACCAATAGAACCACCACGGATACCGAGCAATGCACGTTGTACTGTTCCATATTGTTTCAAGTCGGCGATGACCTTTGTCATAATACTGGTCGGAATGGCAAAACCATATCCTGCGTATGCACCTGTGGGAGAAGAAAGTACGGAGTTGATACCTACCAATTCGCCTTTCGCATTCACCAGTGCGCCACCACTATTACCTTGGTTGATCGCAGCATCCGTCTGGATGAATGATTCTATACCATTATTATATACTCCCAACGAACGGGCTTTTGCACTTACGATACCGGCAGTTACAGTAGAATTCAGATTGAACGGGTTACCTACCGCCAATACCCACTCTCCTACTTTCAAAGCTTCAGAATCTCCTACCGGAATAGTCGGAAAATCATCGCCTTCGATTTTCACCAGTGCAAGGTCAGTGCTGGGATCGGTCCCAATCACACGTCCTTTGAACTCACGGTTATCATTCAGTTTCACACTGATTTCATCCGCACCATCAATCACGTGATTGTTCGTTACGATATATCCGTCTTTAGAAATAATCACCCCCGAACCGAATCCTACACGGGGCTGAGTTTGCACCTGACGTTGCTGCCCGCGTCCGTCTCCAAAGAAGAAATCAAAAATATCCGGCGCTTGCTGAACCGTTCTTGTTTTAGCTTCCTGAGTAGACCTTATATGTACGACAGCATGAAGCGAATTTTCCGCAGCTTGAGTCAAATCGACAGGTTGAGCGTTTACCGCGTCAAAAGCAGCCAATTTGACATTGGGATTCTGCTTGAACATCTCATTAAAAGATGTCTCTGTAGCAGCCTCGTTAGATTGCAACAATTTGTAAGTTGTCAATCCTGCAACTCCTGAGCTAAGAAGAACGATAGCTCCTACTCCCAGAATGTTCTTTGTTGTCTGTTTCATGATTTATAATTCTTTAAAATGTTAATATTCGACATTGTTTTAACTTTTACGACGTTAAAATAATAACAAATATCGTTCACTTATTCTACTTGTCACACTTTTTTGTCCTCTTTTAACAGAGAATATTTAGGGCTTAACAGCGGTTAACGACAACACCTGACAAATTTACATTCGTTGTATGTCAGGTAACGTTAACACTCTGACATTCATTCAGTAAGACTAGATTTTCATGACACCTATCCCGGGCAAATCATTCAGGGTGATTTTTCCTCGCACTACTTCCACTCCTTTAAAGCGGTCGTTGGAGATAAGCAGGTTGCCATCCAGGTCGGCAAAATCAACGAGTGGCGAGAATTGCGAAGCGGCAGATATAGCACAGGAAGTCTCTGTCATACACCCTACCATTACACGCATACCGAGCGCGTGCGCCAATGTCACCATTTTCCATGCCTCACGCATACCGGTACATTTCATCAACTTGATATTAATTCCCGTAAAAGCACCTTTCAATGCTGCCACATCTCCCAAACGCTGCAAAGACTCATCGGCAAATATCGGCAACGGACTCTGCTGGGTTATCCACGCAATGTCATCCAACTGCTCTTTCGGCATAGGCTGCTCTATCATCACAATCCCTTTTTCTTTCAGCCAATGAATCATATCGAGCGCGTACTGACGGTCTTTCCAACCTTGATTAGCGTCTATCGCTATCGGAAGGTCTGTCACCGAGCGAATGGTCTCAATCATCTCTTTATCATTGTCCCGTCCCAGTTTCACCTTTAATATATTAAACCGCCCGGCACATTCTTTTGTTTTCGCACGCACCACATCCGGAGTATCAATGCCAATAGTAAAAGTGGTAGAAGGCGTCTTTTCCTTATTCAATCCCCATATCTGATACCACGGAGCACCCAGCAATTTTCCCACTAAATCGTGAAGAGCAATATCCACTGCTGCTTTAGCTGCAGTATCTTTCGGCGAGAGACTGTCAATGTATGACAAAATGTCTTCTAACTGAAAAGGATCAGAAAACTGCTCCAAGTTCACCTTCCTGAGGAAATTCATGACAGACTCCACTGTTTCACCTAAATAAGGGGGCATAGAAGCCTCCCCGTATCCGGTGATCCCTTCATATTCTATTTCCACCTGTACGTCGGGAGTTGTAGTACGCGAATAGGTGGCCACAGTAAATACATGTCTTAATTTCAACTCATAAGGGAAAAACTTCATTTTCATCTTCCCGCCCAAGCCGAGTTTATTTATATATAAGGTAGAAGGTGATAATTCCCCGGCCAATGCCTGGCGAACCACTAGCCCGGAACCTAAAGCTGCAAAAGCCGCCGTTTTCAAGAAATCTCTTCTGTTTTGCATGTTTTCAAAGTTATAAGTGTGATAAGACAATAAAATAAAGAGGTTATTGTGGAAGGTAGTGAGGATTATGTTCCGTAGTATTCATCCCTTTCTCCTTATTTATATATGGCAGAAAGCGGACTGCAAAAAGCAAACGCCCCGTATTAAATTCATCATAGTTCTTATCTGCCGGTTCAAAGCTACTGATATGCACATCGCCAAGAGCATGGATAAACTGTTTATTTCCTAAATAGATACCGACATGAGAGATACCTTCTTTCCGTCCGGAAAAAGCTTTCCGACCGAAAAACACCAAATCTCCCCGTTGCACATTAGCAAAATCGGAAGTAATCTCGATGCGTTCTCCTACATAAGCCTGTTGCGATGCATCCCTGGGAATAATAATATCATGCATGAACAGCACCGTACGAACCAGACCGCTGCAATCTACTCCTTTGGAAGAAGTACCGGCCCACAGATAGGGAATGCCTATCATAGTATATGCAGTTTCGATAATACTCTCCACATCCTGTTTCAGAGAAGCTCTCCATTTTGTCTCCGGCTGTGAGATCGATTTGGAAATATATGCTTGCCGACCGTCCGGATAAGAGACTTTATAAAAATGCCCTTTGCTTCCTTCCCACTTCAAGCGGTTTCCTGCCACTACGTCAGATACGGTTTGCGATTTCTCATCCGGCTTCTCATAAGTGAATCCATAATGGGCAGTAACCACAAT
The nucleotide sequence above comes from Bacteroides caccae. Encoded proteins:
- a CDS encoding clostripain-related cysteine peptidase — protein: MKKIKILSLFVCLIALLAACEDEDITPSYGARTVLVYIAGNNSLGQSDFDSKDVSEMIEGMKGTEGTTNNLLVYFAGYKKTAKLIRLIKNGKGEVKQETVMSYDKHNSVSLDVMKDVFRTAFSNYPAKSYGIVFWSHGDGWLHYQNPSTRWWGQDTSDGDYRMNISDLHEALSVAPHFDFMLFDACYMQSVEVIYQLRDRTDYFIGSPTEIPGPGAPYEAVVPALFSQDKPEINIAESYYTVYAEKYNNGIGISNENWTGGVSVSVVKSSELPALATATKGVLQTAASMQQRANIDITGILCYDPLRSKNYHDLMGLMKKIQKNQQAFDNYAHAYQNAVVWKNTTDNNYCTYPSGYGEMVSMNGFEGLSTYILRGNDVKQDAYYRQSVEWYSAAGWADVYW
- a CDS encoding sigma-70 family RNA polymerase sigma factor, encoding MRQLKITKSITNRESASLDKYLQEIGREDLITVEEEVELAQRIRKGDRVALEKLTRANLRFVVSVAKQYQNQGLSLPDLINEGNLGLIKAAEKFDETRGFKFISYAVWWIRQSILQALAEQSRIVRLPLNQVGSLNKISKAFSKFEQENERRPSPEELADELEIPVDKISDTLKVSGRHISVDAPFVEGEDNSLLDVLVNDDSPMADRSLVNESLAREIDRALSTLTDREKEIIQMFFGIGQQEMTLEEIGDKFGLTRERVRQIKEKAIRRLRQSNRSKLLKSYLG
- a CDS encoding trypsin-like peptidase domain-containing protein, which translates into the protein MKQTTKNILGVGAIVLLSSGVAGLTTYKLLQSNEAATETSFNEMFKQNPNVKLAAFDAVNAQPVDLTQAAENSLHAVVHIRSTQEAKTRTVQQAPDIFDFFFGDGRGQQRQVQTQPRVGFGSGVIISKDGYIVTNNHVIDGADEISVKLNDNREFKGRVIGTDPSTDLALVKIEGDDFPTIPVGDSEALKVGEWVLAVGNPFNLNSTVTAGIVSAKARSLGVYNNGIESFIQTDAAINQGNSGGALVNAKGELVGINSVLSSPTGAYAGYGFAIPTSIMTKVIADLKQYGTVQRALLGIRGGSIGSSLMDDRQPIDNSGKTLADKAKELGVVEGVWVSEIVENGSASGADIKVDDVIIGLDNKKVSNMADLQEAIAKHRPGDKVKVKLIRDKKEKTVEVTLKNEQGTTKIVKDAGMEILGAAFKELPDDLKKQLNLGYGLQVTGVSSGKMSDAGVRKGFIILKANDQPMRKVSDLEEVMKAAVKSPNQVLFLTGVFPSGKRGYFAVDLTQE
- a CDS encoding dipeptide epimerase, whose protein sequence is MQNRRDFLKTAAFAALGSGLVVRQALAGELSPSTLYINKLGLGGKMKMKFFPYELKLRHVFTVATYSRTTTPDVQVEIEYEGITGYGEASMPPYLGETVESVMNFLRKVNLEQFSDPFQLEDILSYIDSLSPKDTAAKAAVDIALHDLVGKLLGAPWYQIWGLNKEKTPSTTFTIGIDTPDVVRAKTKECAGRFNILKVKLGRDNDKEMIETIRSVTDLPIAIDANQGWKDRQYALDMIHWLKEKGIVMIEQPMPKEQLDDIAWITQQSPLPIFADESLQRLGDVAALKGAFTGINIKLMKCTGMREAWKMVTLAHALGMRVMVGCMTETSCAISAASQFSPLVDFADLDGNLLISNDRFKGVEVVRGKITLNDLPGIGVMKI
- a CDS encoding C40 family peptidase gives rise to the protein MKKIILFFCCFLAVVSVTLNAQEIRPMPADSAYGVVHISVCNLRDEGKFTSGMSTQALLGMPVKVLQYTGWYEIQTPDDYTGWVHRMVITPMSKERYNEWNRAEKIVVTAHYGFTYEKPDEKSQTVSDVVAGNRLKWEGSKGHFYKVSYPDGRQAYISKSISQPETKWRASLKQDVESIIETAYTMIGIPYLWAGTSSKGVDCSGLVRTVLFMHDIIIPRDASQQAYVGERIEITSDFANVQRGDLVFFGRKAFSGRKEGISHVGIYLGNKQFIHALGDVHISSFEPADKNYDEFNTGRLLFAVRFLPYINKEKGMNTTEHNPHYLPQ